In a single window of the Canis lupus dingo isolate Sandy chromosome 18, ASM325472v2, whole genome shotgun sequence genome:
- the MS4A15 gene encoding LOW QUALITY PROTEIN: membrane-spanning 4-domains subfamily A member 15 (The sequence of the model RefSeq protein was modified relative to this genomic sequence to represent the inferred CDS: inserted 1 base in 1 codon; deleted 2 bases in 1 codon), with amino-acid sequence MSAAPASNGVFVVIPXNASGLCPPPAILPTSMCQPPGVLLFEEPLGVQTPRAIQLPDLRPMETFLTGEPKALGTVQILIGLIHLGSGCSWSCSWSCSVLLLVRHGHAGMLFIEGGVPFWGGAFFVISGSLSVAAEKSHTSCLLQLQGAQPGVGVRSSMAAFAGTAVLLMDFGVTSWDAGRGSLAVLTVVTTYFGCRATRARASRPVIFLPNLLSTDFSIPSPAASPPPAYDNVAYMPRSHRSRGLSAVGSQLSSCGPSLSPHPILTTVAPE; translated from the exons ATGTCTGCAGCTCCCGCCAGCAATGGGGTGTTTGTCGTCATCC GCAATGCCAGTGGCCTCTGCCCACCTCCGGCCATCCTGCCCACCTCCATGTGCCAGCCTCCTGGGGTTTTGCTGTTTGAGGAGCCACTGGGGGTACAGACACCAAGGGCCATCCAGCTGCCTGACCTACGGCCCATGGAGACGTTCCTGACTGGAGAGCCCAAAGCTTTAGGG ACAGTGCAGATCCTCATCGGCCTCATCCACCTGGGCTCCGGCTgctcctggtcctgctcctggtcctgctcc gtcctgctcctgGTCCGCCACGGCCACGCGGGGATGCTCTTCATTGAAGGCGGTGTCCCCTTCTGGGGAGGAGCCTTC TTTGTCATCTCTGGGTCCCTCTCAGTGGCAGCCGAGAAGAGCCACACCAGCTGCTTG CTGCAGCTGCAGGGTgctcagcctggggtgggggtacGAT CCTCCATGGCGGCCTTTGCGGGGACAGCCGTTCTGCTCATGGACTTTGGTGTCACCAGCTGG GATGCGGGCAGGGGCTCTCTGGCTGTGCTGACCGTGGTCACCACCTACTTTGGGTGTCGAGCCACCCGCGCTCGAGCCAGCCGG CCCGTGATTTTCCTGCCCAACCTCTTAAGTACGGACTTCAGTAtccccagccccgcagcctcTCCACCGCCTGCCTATGACAATGTGGCATATATGCCAAGGAGCCATCGGAGTAGAGGCCTCTCCGCGGTTGGAAGCCAGCTTTCCTCCTGTGGGCCcagcctctccccccaccccatcctcactACTGTGGCGCCCGAGTGA